The proteins below come from a single Miscanthus floridulus cultivar M001 chromosome 1, ASM1932011v1, whole genome shotgun sequence genomic window:
- the LOC136505250 gene encoding cytochrome b561 and DOMON domain-containing protein At5g47530-like: MAGRDQSALLLIAAVLVLSASSTATAQQQQNCSSAKFSAGRSFQRCTSLPVLGASLYWTYHAANGTADVAFRAPSDPSGWVAWGINTQSAGSMAGSSVFIASHSQDGNGAVSVLSTYLESTGNPSLTNNTLRVAVPAGPAAEYSGGAYTIYATVALPGNRTLQNTVWQAGPLSGGGIATHPTAPPNLQSTQKLDFLSGSRITGAGAPKSRGLLSRRSLRGFQG; encoded by the coding sequence ATGGCAGGACGGGACCAGTCGGCTCTGCTCCTCATCGCGGCCGTGCTGGTACTCTCCGCGTCGTCCACCGCCAcggcgcagcagcagcagaactGCTCGTCCGCCAAGTTCTCCGCGGGGCGGTCGTTCCAGCGGTGCACCTCCCTCCCCGTGCTCGGCGCCAGCCTGTACTGGACGTACCACGCGGCGAACGGCACCGCCGACGTGGCGTTCCGCGCGCCGTCGGACCCCAGCGGCTGGGTCGCGTGGGGCATCAACACCCAGAGCGCGGGCAGCATGGCCGGCAGCAGCGTGTTCATCGCCTCGCACTCGCAGGACGGCAACGGCGCGGTGTCCGTCCTGAGTACCTACCTGGAGAGCACCGGCAACCCCAGCCTAACCAACAACACCCTCAGGGTCGCCGTGCCCGCCGGCCCGGCCGCCGAGTACTCCGGCGGCGCGTACACCATCTACGCGACGGTGGCGCTGCCGGGGAACCGCACGTTGCAGAACACGGTGTGGCAGGCTGGGCCGCTCAGCGGCGGTGGAATCGCGACGCACCCGACGGCCCCGCCGAACCTGCAGAGCACCCAGAAGCTGGACTTCCTGTCCGGCAGCCGTATCACCGGGGCAGGGGCACCCAAGTCCAGGGGGCTGCTATCCCGTCGTAGCTTGAGGGGTTTTCAGGGTTGA